One window of the Triticum dicoccoides isolate Atlit2015 ecotype Zavitan chromosome 3B, WEW_v2.0, whole genome shotgun sequence genome contains the following:
- the LOC119278344 gene encoding F-box protein At5g07610-like isoform X2 translates to MSSSSPRTAMARDSKKKKKKRLKGSPVSKLTDDILADIISRVPYKSTCCCKCVSTRWRDLISYQCRNKMPQSIVGFFYEGYNEFRSPKKARYFTNLSRQRYPLVDPSLSFLPNCESLDILDSCNGLLLCRCWKVTDPKTLDYVVCNPTTQKLVAVPATDWSSMVSVARLGFDPAVSSHFHVFEFIDEESWGISEDELDGDCCGRIETLAIYSSKAGAWKYQTVEHGRFSIPKNSGRLYFADSDGSKLSIWVLEDYVTGKWTLKHNVSHLQLFRTKYSSYVNNYEVISIHPEHSLVFIVGGVEKTLMSYDMDSRKLCFIRQLGSECKLEWQWWPECGKKAPPFYPHVPLFSESLADEH, encoded by the exons ATGAGCTCCTCATCTCCACGGACGGCCATGGCGAGggactccaagaagaagaagaagaagcgcctgAAGGGGAGCCCGGTGTCCAAGCTCACCGACGACATCCTCGCCGATATCATCTCGCGCGTGCCGTACAAGTCCACCTGCTGCTGCAAATGCGTCTCCACGCGCTGGCGCGACCTCATCTCCTACCAGTGCCGAAACAAGATGCCGCAGTCCATCGTCGGCTTCTTCTACGAAGGTTACAACGAATTCCGCTCTCCCAAGAAGGCTCGTTATTTTACCAATCTGTCACGGCAACGCTATCCTCTCGTCGACCCCTCGCTGTCTTTCCTGCCCAATTGCGAGAGCCTTGACATCTTGGACAGCTGCAATGGCCTCCTCCTCTGCCGCTGCTGGAAGGTGACTGATCCCAAGACATTGGATTATGTGGTGTGCAATCCCACTACTCAGAAATTGGTGGCCGTGCCTGCCACTGACTGGTCCAGCATGGTGAGCGTCGCTCGCCTGGGATTCGACCCGGCCGTTTCTTCCCACTTCCATGTATTCGAGTTCATAGATGAGGAGTCATGGGGTATATCTGAGGACGAGCTTGATGGCGATTGCTGTGGACGCATCGAAACACTAGCAATATACTCATCCAAAGCTGGAGCTTGGAAATATCAAACAGTTGAGCATGGTCGCTTTTCGATACCCAAGAATTCA GGACGGTTGTATTTTGCTGATTCTGATGGTTCTAAACTATCAATCTGGGTTCTTGAGGACTACGTTACAGGAAAATGGACTTTGAAGCACAATGTGAGCCACTTGCAGTTATTCAGAACAAAGTATTCATCGTATGTGAATAATTATGAGGTTATTTCTATCCATCCGGAACACAGTTTGGTTTTTATAGTCGGTGGAGTTGAGAAGACACTAATGTCATACGACATGGATTCTAGAAAGCTGTGTTTTATACGTCAACTTGGCTCTGAGTGTAAGCTTGAATGGCAATGGTGGCCTGAATGCGGCAAAAAGGCTCCTCCTTTTTATCCACATGTCCCCTTGTTCTCAGAGTCATTGGCAGATGAACACTAA
- the LOC119278344 gene encoding F-box protein At5g07610-like isoform X1, with translation MSSSSPRTAMARDSKKKKKKRLKGSPVSKLTDDILADIISRVPYKSTCCCKCVSTRWRDLISYQCRNKMPQSIVGFFYEGYNEFRSPKKARYFTNLSRQRYPLVDPSLSFLPNCESLDILDSCNGLLLCRCWKVTDPKTLDYVVCNPTTQKLVAVPATDWSSMVSVARLGFDPAVSSHFHVFEFIDEESWGISEDELDGDCCGRIETLAIYSSKAGAWKYQTVEHGRFSIPKNSVSTFFNGILHLANLFECIVAVDVEGANWWLIDVPELPYYADCIGGIFPSQGRLYFADSDGSKLSIWVLEDYVTGKWTLKHNVSHLQLFRTKYSSYVNNYEVISIHPEHSLVFIVGGVEKTLMSYDMDSRKLCFIRQLGSECKLEWQWWPECGKKAPPFYPHVPLFSESLADEH, from the coding sequence ATGAGCTCCTCATCTCCACGGACGGCCATGGCGAGggactccaagaagaagaagaagaagcgcctgAAGGGGAGCCCGGTGTCCAAGCTCACCGACGACATCCTCGCCGATATCATCTCGCGCGTGCCGTACAAGTCCACCTGCTGCTGCAAATGCGTCTCCACGCGCTGGCGCGACCTCATCTCCTACCAGTGCCGAAACAAGATGCCGCAGTCCATCGTCGGCTTCTTCTACGAAGGTTACAACGAATTCCGCTCTCCCAAGAAGGCTCGTTATTTTACCAATCTGTCACGGCAACGCTATCCTCTCGTCGACCCCTCGCTGTCTTTCCTGCCCAATTGCGAGAGCCTTGACATCTTGGACAGCTGCAATGGCCTCCTCCTCTGCCGCTGCTGGAAGGTGACTGATCCCAAGACATTGGATTATGTGGTGTGCAATCCCACTACTCAGAAATTGGTGGCCGTGCCTGCCACTGACTGGTCCAGCATGGTGAGCGTCGCTCGCCTGGGATTCGACCCGGCCGTTTCTTCCCACTTCCATGTATTCGAGTTCATAGATGAGGAGTCATGGGGTATATCTGAGGACGAGCTTGATGGCGATTGCTGTGGACGCATCGAAACACTAGCAATATACTCATCCAAAGCTGGAGCTTGGAAATATCAAACAGTTGAGCATGGTCGCTTTTCGATACCCAAGAATTCAGTAAGCACATTTTTTAATGGGATCTTACATTTGGCTAACTTATTTGAATGTATAGTAGCTGTTGATGTGGAAGGAGCTAATTGGTGGCTCATTGATGTTCCTGAGCTACCTTACTATGCTGATTGTATCGGTGGCATATTTCCATCACAGGGACGGTTGTATTTTGCTGATTCTGATGGTTCTAAACTATCAATCTGGGTTCTTGAGGACTACGTTACAGGAAAATGGACTTTGAAGCACAATGTGAGCCACTTGCAGTTATTCAGAACAAAGTATTCATCGTATGTGAATAATTATGAGGTTATTTCTATCCATCCGGAACACAGTTTGGTTTTTATAGTCGGTGGAGTTGAGAAGACACTAATGTCATACGACATGGATTCTAGAAAGCTGTGTTTTATACGTCAACTTGGCTCTGAGTGTAAGCTTGAATGGCAATGGTGGCCTGAATGCGGCAAAAAGGCTCCTCCTTTTTATCCACATGTCCCCTTGTTCTCAGAGTCATTGGCAGATGAACACTAA